Part of the Methylomonas sp. AM2-LC genome, CGTTTTAATGGAATGTTATTTTCACAAAATTCATTTATTAATTTGATTAAGTCGAGTTTATAAATAGGACAGTCTTCGTTAGTGAATGGATATATTTAGCTGTTTATAAATGCTAATAAATGAGCAGTGATTGTTGAGGGTGTGTTGAATTATCACCAGATTATTTTATAAATAAGGTGATAAATTTACATGGCAATATAAATACAGGAGATTATAAAAAAATACAAATAATATCAATTGGATATATTGTTTTAATTTTTATTTATCTTTTATAAAATAATGGCATGTTGATTGCTTGCTAATAATACTGAAGCTGTGCGTATAACTTACTTATAGCACATTGGAATATTATTATTTAGGAATTAGATAAATGAAAAAAATAATACTGCTAGCCTTATCGCTGGCTCTGTTAGTAACACAGTCTGTTCAAGCAGCTGAAGCCGATGCCACTAAAAAACCGGATGCAGCTGCTGAACAAAAATGGACTTATAAAACGCCAAAACTGGACCGTGCCAAACTGGAAGCTTTGCTCGCCAAGCCTTCACAGCTTTTGATTATAGATGTGCGTCGTCCAGATGAAATTAGCAAGATCGGTGGCTTTCCTGTCTATTTGAGTATTCAAAGTAAAGATATTGAAAATTCCCTGAAATATATACCTAAGGATAGAAAAATCGTCACTGTCTCAAATCACGCGCATCGTGCGGGTATTGCTGCCGATTTGTTGGCGAGTAAAGGTTTTAAGGTGGTTGGTGCGGTGGGCTCGCAGAATTATGAAGAAGAAGGCGGTGTAATCAATAAGATTGAAATTCCACCACCAAAAGCTGCGGCTTCAAGCACTGATACGCCAAAAGCTGAGGTGTCAACCACACAACCAAAAATCTAAAAAAATTGCCCGATTTTGTCTGCTGGGATGCCTTTTAGGTTAAATCAGGGCGCTATAAATCATGTTTTGGAGAGTTCAATGAAAATTAAAGTGTATTCTGCCTTTATCTGGGGTTTATCAACACTATTGGCGGCTGATGTATTGGCTGCAGATCAGGCGCCGGCAAGCGCACCAGCAGTTGCTGCTGAGGGGAATGCCGCTCCAGAAGCTAAGAGCAAGTTTTGGTCTTATCAACCTGTAAAGGCACCCGTTGTTCCCAATGTTAAACAAAATGACTGGGTAAAAACCCCAATTGATGCTTATGTTTTGGCCCCTTTGGAGGCAAAAAACCTTGCACCCTCAGCAGAAGCTGATCGAGCTACTTTTATCAGGCGTGCTACGCTCGACGCTTGGGGAGTAATACCTACACCTGCCGAAGTGGAAGCTTTTGTTAATGATAAGTCTCCGGATGCTTACGCTAACTTGGCGGATAGATTATTAGCTTCTCCTAAATATGGTGAGCGTCAAGCGCGGCGCTGGCTGGACTTGGCAAGATATGCTGATAGTGCGGGTTTTCAGAATGATCAAACTCGGCCTAATTTTTGGCGTTATCGTGATTATGTGATTAATTCATTTAATCAGGATAAGCCTTATTCGCAATTTCTAAAGGAGCAGATTGCCGGTGATGAGATTGCGCCTGATAAACCAGAGGCCTTGATTGCGACGGGCTTTTTAGCAGGGTATCCTGATAACTATAACTCGCGCGATTTGGTACAACGTAAATACCAAATTACCACGGATATGACTGATACTGTAGGTAAGGTTGTGTTAGGACAGACAGTTGAGTGCGCACGCTGCCACAATCATAAATTCGATAAAATCAGTCAGAAAGATTACTTCTCTTTGCAATCATTCTTTGCTAATACTAGTTTTACCGACAAAATTCCTGCGAGTAAAGGTGAAGTAGAAAACAAATACCTAAAACAACAGGCAAAATGGGAAGAAGCAACCAAAGACATCCGTGATAAACAAGCTGCCTTGTTAGCACCGTACAAAGAGCGTGGTGAGAAGTATCATAAAGAACGTTATCTGACCGATAGTCGTGAATCGATCTTTAAACCTAAAGAAAAATGGACGTCTCTGGATCGATGGGTTAACTGGCGACTTGAAAAAGTTACTCAGGAAAATGACTATGTGGGTTGGGTGCGAATTGCGGTAGAAACGCACAACAAAGACTATACCCCTGAAATGGCAGCCAGATATTATGAGTATAAGGATCTGGAAGAGGATTTAAAAAAACTCGATAACCTTAAACCAACTGCAGGTTCCGATACCATTACAGCGGCTACCGAGTTAGGTAAATCCGATTCCCCCAAAAGTTTTATATTCTTTGGCGGTGATCATGAAAGACCATTAGATGAAGTGCAACCGGCGTTTCCAGAAGCCATTACTGATGAAAAACCGGTCATTAATGCAACTGCCACCTCTTCGGGACGTAGAACTGCTTTGGCAAACTGGTTGGCTAGTGATACCAATCCGTTAACCGCACGTGTTTATGTTAACCGGGTTTGGGAACAATACTTTGGTCATGGAATTGTTGAAACCGTTAGTGATTTTGGTAAAGCCGGACAACGTCCAACTAATCAGGCCTTACTTGACTACTTGGCTGATAAGTTTGTCAAAGAGGGCTGGAGCATCAAAAAACTACATCGTGAAATTTTATTGTCCAGTGTCTATCGGCAAGCATCTGATTATCGTGAAGACGCACATCAGGCTGATCCAGATAATAAATTGCTGGCGGTATTTCCACGCAAACGTTTAGAGGCCGAAGAAATTCGCGATTCTTTATTAGTTGCTTCAGGTAAATTGGAAGAACAAGTGGGTGGCCCTGGCGTATTTCCGCCTATTCCAGCTAATCTGGGTGCGGCAAATACGCAATGGGTAGTCTCTAAAGACAAGAAAGACCATAACCGTCGCAGTATCTATATCTTCACCCGTCGTAGTTTGCCTTATCCCATTTTGGAAACTTTTGATATGGCAACGGCACAGGAAGCGCATAGTAAACGTGATGTTACCACTACGCCTTTGCAATCTTTAACATTGTTTAATAGCGATATCGTCTTAGGTTGGTCGCAAGCTTTAGCGGGCAGAGTTATCCAGGAAGTGGGTAATAACGAGTCTGCTCAGATTGACCGCCTATATGAAATTTTGTTTGCACGTCCTGCTAGCGATGTTGAAAAAGAAACCTTACAAACTTTTCTGGATGAACATCAACAGGCCGTTAAAGACAAAGTTAAAGACGGAAAATATGAGCTAAGTGAGCCGACGGGTCTAAAAGAAGATACCAAGATCGATCCAATTCGTGCTGCTGCTTTCGTTGATTTGGTACATACCGTTGCAAATTCAAACGAGTTTATATACCGGTTTTAATGCTGCTAACTTATTAAATAATTATAGGAATATAAAATGAAAAATATATCTCGTAGAGATTTTATGATTAAAACCGGTTTGGCAGCAGGTGCATACGGTTTGAGTGGATTATTACCGGGTGGTGGGGTTATCCAGGGAGCCTTTGCGGCTGATTTACTGGATCCATTGGCCCCAAAACCGACGCACTTTCCAGCCAAAGTTAAATCTGTGATCTGGCTGCATATGGATGGTGCGCCTAGTACTATCGATTTGTACGATTATAAACCTGAGTTGATAAAACTGGCTGGCAAAGAAGTACCTGCTTCTTTTATGAAAGGTATTAAAACCAGTACTCAGGGTGGTGTAGGTAAACTGTGGGTATCAAACAGAACCTGGAAACAATACGGAGAAAGCGGCGCTTGGTTTTCGGATTTATTGCCTAACCTTGCACAGCATGCGGATAAATTAAATTTTATTAAATCCAGCTTCACCGTGGGAGCAACCCATGATATTTCAATTTTGAAATTAAATACGGGCGGTTTAAATCCGGGTCGTCCTTCATTG contains:
- a CDS encoding DUF1549 and DUF1553 domain-containing protein, translating into MKIKVYSAFIWGLSTLLAADVLAADQAPASAPAVAAEGNAAPEAKSKFWSYQPVKAPVVPNVKQNDWVKTPIDAYVLAPLEAKNLAPSAEADRATFIRRATLDAWGVIPTPAEVEAFVNDKSPDAYANLADRLLASPKYGERQARRWLDLARYADSAGFQNDQTRPNFWRYRDYVINSFNQDKPYSQFLKEQIAGDEIAPDKPEALIATGFLAGYPDNYNSRDLVQRKYQITTDMTDTVGKVVLGQTVECARCHNHKFDKISQKDYFSLQSFFANTSFTDKIPASKGEVENKYLKQQAKWEEATKDIRDKQAALLAPYKERGEKYHKERYLTDSRESIFKPKEKWTSLDRWVNWRLEKVTQENDYVGWVRIAVETHNKDYTPEMAARYYEYKDLEEDLKKLDNLKPTAGSDTITAATELGKSDSPKSFIFFGGDHERPLDEVQPAFPEAITDEKPVINATATSSGRRTALANWLASDTNPLTARVYVNRVWEQYFGHGIVETVSDFGKAGQRPTNQALLDYLADKFVKEGWSIKKLHREILLSSVYRQASDYREDAHQADPDNKLLAVFPRKRLEAEEIRDSLLVASGKLEEQVGGPGVFPPIPANLGAANTQWVVSKDKKDHNRRSIYIFTRRSLPYPILETFDMATAQEAHSKRDVTTTPLQSLTLFNSDIVLGWSQALAGRVIQEVGNNESAQIDRLYEILFARPASDVEKETLQTFLDEHQQAVKDKVKDGKYELSEPTGLKEDTKIDPIRAAAFVDLVHTVANSNEFIYRF
- a CDS encoding rhodanese-like domain-containing protein — translated: MKKIILLALSLALLVTQSVQAAEADATKKPDAAAEQKWTYKTPKLDRAKLEALLAKPSQLLIIDVRRPDEISKIGGFPVYLSIQSKDIENSLKYIPKDRKIVTVSNHAHRAGIAADLLASKGFKVVGAVGSQNYEEEGGVINKIEIPPPKAAASSTDTPKAEVSTTQPKI